The proteins below come from a single Desulfurella sp. genomic window:
- a CDS encoding DNA-directed DNA polymerase: MKYYNDEIIKYNSQIYEKYDRNLNLGFFNFPHVIVIDFDKNYCKEKIQANSYEEYAKLYRKCVINSSNKELIDLSSYYVSFINITNLNQEVISIIKKQIEIFNPNLVIILGKTAKNILLSEEAEFNKLYEIDNILYYPILNISKEDRNTLNEICKKKCIIKITNQKIYYRDIDGKKKWYSNPAQKYFFVPDKNGEYISVFYDKLKKVYNNNESSNTTFEKHLTKADIFLYENLDIKYSKHYKFCTIDIETNFCNTPLNPEKEIIAISTCNSMGDLYNIFVYNPNNQKINYEEFKNIKILNFTSEKEMIESFFKMLSVIDFDIIIGWFSNKFDVPYLFYRAKVLGIDLNKYLENINILEDNISCDSLYFLDAKDYIHNFTNTIISSIPISMSLNSISELVLHDKKEDVMPSEIPSIWQNNINLLIKYNIKDVYLTHNIIITVRIIDYITLRLNIVNGNLDRIIHNSVVIEMLLHKKYFSKYKFPSKSKNNNNFEEIEGGLVLNPVKGRYKNVVVYDFSSMYPSIIMTFNISPEMSKNISHNPDLNENIIIDNVKFSTHTTGMFPELEIELLQLRAKYKEEMKKYDINDIKFRYYNVLQSLVKQVANSLYGATGYKNFFLYNPLISKSITYIGRNLLLYVKNFVESLGYKVIYGDTDSIFVKFPDNLDNNIINLALDIEKKINSSLYDFVRKYIKDEEYIKSHMRLKVSLGYIFSSFFLTDAKKRYFGQVIYYDGKTINKFHTMGFEIKRHDTPIFFVDIYFNIYNYILDNNIIELAKYIKSLYKTIRETPTENLTITIKLAKDIEEYKNNNEYVSAIKKSKNKIAKGDYVSFIYTKTGLQLYEKNIKKESIDYEKYITKFVLNKIKIIDEDVYNNLLPLLGNF; the protein is encoded by the coding sequence ATGAAATATTACAATGATGAAATTATAAAATATAATTCGCAAATTTATGAAAAATATGATAGAAATTTAAATTTAGGTTTTTTCAACTTTCCACACGTTATTGTTATTGATTTTGACAAAAATTATTGCAAAGAAAAAATTCAAGCAAATAGTTATGAAGAATATGCTAAATTATATAGAAAATGTGTTATAAATTCATCTAATAAAGAATTGATAGATTTATCAAGTTATTATGTTTCATTTATAAATATTACTAATTTAAATCAAGAAGTAATTTCGATAATAAAAAAGCAAATAGAAATTTTTAATCCAAATTTAGTTATTATTCTTGGCAAGACTGCTAAAAATATATTACTATCCGAAGAAGCAGAGTTTAACAAATTGTATGAAATTGATAATATTTTATATTATCCAATCTTAAATATTTCAAAAGAAGATCGAAATACACTGAATGAAATATGCAAAAAGAAATGCATAATAAAAATTACAAATCAAAAAATATATTATCGTGATATCGATGGAAAAAAGAAATGGTATTCAAATCCTGCACAAAAATATTTCTTTGTTCCTGATAAGAATGGTGAATATATATCTGTTTTTTATGATAAGTTAAAAAAAGTTTACAATAACAATGAAAGCTCAAATACAACTTTTGAAAAGCATCTAACAAAAGCAGACATATTTTTATATGAAAATTTGGATATAAAATATTCCAAACATTATAAATTCTGCACGATTGATATTGAGACAAATTTCTGCAACACTCCATTAAATCCAGAGAAAGAAATAATAGCAATCTCGACCTGTAATTCAATGGGTGATTTATACAATATTTTTGTTTACAATCCAAACAATCAAAAAATTAATTATGAAGAATTTAAAAATATTAAAATTCTAAACTTTACATCTGAAAAAGAAATGATAGAGTCATTTTTCAAAATGCTTTCTGTTATTGATTTTGATATTATTATAGGATGGTTTTCAAATAAATTTGACGTTCCTTATTTATTTTATAGGGCAAAGGTTTTAGGCATAGATTTGAATAAATATTTAGAAAATATTAACATTCTTGAAGACAATATATCTTGCGATTCGTTATATTTCCTTGATGCAAAAGATTATATTCATAATTTTACAAATACGATAATATCAAGTATACCGATATCGATGTCTTTAAATTCTATTTCAGAATTAGTTTTACACGATAAAAAAGAAGATGTAATGCCTTCAGAAATTCCAAGCATTTGGCAAAATAATATTAATTTATTAATAAAATACAATATCAAAGATGTATATTTGACCCACAATATAATAATAACCGTAAGAATTATTGATTATATTACACTTCGTTTGAACATAGTTAATGGGAACCTTGATCGTATTATTCACAATTCAGTAGTAATTGAGATGTTATTGCATAAAAAATATTTTAGCAAGTATAAATTTCCATCAAAATCCAAAAACAATAATAATTTTGAAGAAATTGAAGGCGGCTTAGTATTAAATCCAGTAAAAGGCAGATATAAAAATGTAGTTGTTTATGACTTTTCATCGATGTATCCATCTATCATTATGACTTTTAACATTTCTCCAGAAATGTCAAAAAACATTAGCCATAATCCAGATTTAAATGAAAATATTATTATTGACAATGTAAAATTTTCAACACACACTACAGGAATGTTCCCAGAACTGGAAATTGAATTATTACAGTTAAGAGCAAAGTATAAAGAAGAAATGAAAAAATATGACATAAACGATATTAAATTCAGGTATTACAATGTATTGCAATCTTTAGTAAAACAAGTTGCAAATTCACTCTATGGCGCAACGGGATATAAAAACTTTTTCTTATACAATCCTCTAATTAGCAAATCAATAACCTATATTGGTCGCAATCTTTTATTATATGTAAAGAATTTTGTTGAAAGTCTTGGTTATAAAGTTATTTACGGCGATACAGATTCAATTTTTGTAAAATTCCCTGATAATTTAGATAATAATATTATTAACCTTGCATTAGACATAGAAAAGAAGATAAATTCATCTCTTTACGATTTTGTAAGGAAATATATTAAAGATGAAGAATATATTAAGTCGCATATGAGGTTAAAGGTATCTTTAGGATATATTTTTTCTTCGTTTTTCTTGACCGATGCGAAGAAGAGATATTTTGGTCAAGTAATATATTACGATGGAAAAACAATTAACAAATTTCACACGATGGGTTTTGAAATTAAAAGGCATGATACTCCAATATTTTTTGTCGATATATACTTTAATATTTATAATTACATTCTTGACAATAATATTATCGAGTTAGCAAAATATATTAAATCTCTATACAAGACCATACGCGAAACACCAACTGAAAACTTAACCATCACAATAAAGCTTGCAAAAGATATTGAAGAATATAAAAACAATAACGAATACGTTTCAGCGATTAAAAAATCAAAAAACAAAATAGCAAAAGGCGATTATGTAAGTTTCATTTACACAAAAACTGGTCTGCAGTTATATGAAAAAAATATTAAAAAAGAAAGCATCGATTATGAAAAATATATTACTAAATTCGTTTTAAATAAAATCAAAATTATTGATGAAGATGTTTATAATAATTTATTGCCATTACTAGGTAATTTTTAA
- a CDS encoding HU family DNA-binding protein: MVEKKNPEDLEEDEEFDDEDFEDEDDEDFDEDYEEPETPDDGEKESKVKELVMNSKKLRGWKLIKYISYVNKITTKEARDSFNFVFNAIQKALEEDRKVFTPIGKIELARLKPKKTKVGFTGKEINLPERITVKLRVNGKFKKHLNELKK, encoded by the coding sequence ATGGTTGAAAAGAAAAACCCAGAAGATCTAGAAGAGGATGAAGAATTCGATGATGAGGACTTTGAAGACGAAGATGATGAAGATTTCGATGAAGACTATGAAGAACCTGAAACACCAGATGATGGCGAAAAAGAAAGCAAAGTCAAAGAGCTTGTAATGAATAGCAAAAAACTCAGGGGATGGAAATTGATAAAATACATATCTTACGTGAATAAAATAACAACAAAAGAAGCAAGAGATTCTTTTAATTTCGTTTTTAATGCAATACAAAAAGCATTAGAAGAAGATAGAAAAGTTTTCACCCCTATTGGTAAAATAGAGTTAGCCAGATTGAAACCAAAAAAGACAAAGGTTGGTTTTACAGGCAAAGAAATAAATTTACCAGAAAGGATTACGGTGAAACTCAGAGTTAACGGAAAATTTAAAAAGCATTTAAATGAATTAAAGAAATAA